TCGGGGAGTAGAAGAGAAAGCCTGGGAGGGGGGAAGTTAGGGATCTAGGGGAAGTTTGGCTGATTTGGGGGTACGGGTTGGGGAGGTGCTGGATGGAGTTAAGTGAAGGATAGGGTGCCTGTCGGAGGATGCCCGAAGTCCTCCCAGCCCCACTTACTCACGGTGGCAGCGGCGACACTCCAGTCTATCAAAGATCCGCCGGGATGGAGAGCCAGGAGGGCGGGGGCTGCCCCGCTAAGGGTAGGGGGGAGGCCGGGGGGCCGGGGGGGCCGGAGGCCGGGACGAGTGCAATATTGGCGGGGGAAAGAACAACACTGCACCGCGTCCCGTCCCTCCCGCCCGCCCGGGGCCCGGGATCCCGCTCCCCACCGCCTGAAGCCGGCCCGACCCGGGAACCCGGGGCGCGCTGGGGAGTTGGGAGTTGGGTTCACCTTGGAGGCCAGAGAGACTTGGCGCCCACAAGGCGAAGGGAATGGTaagggggagggggaaagaagAACGGGAGTTTGCGGAGTCCCGGAAGGCCGCTTTCCGACGCCCGGGCGTTGCGCGCGCTTGCTCTTTAAGTACTCAGACTGCCCGGCGCGGAGCCGTCGCCATGGTGACGCGTGTCCCAGCAACCGAACTGAATGGCTGTTGCCTGGTAATGCCGGGAGTTGAGGTTTGGGGCCGCCCACCTAGCTACTCTGGTTTTCTCCAGCCTGCGAGTGGGGGGCTCCCCGCCTCCCCGGCCCGCGTTCCCGGGCGCACTGACGTCAGACGCCCCCACCCCGCCCAGCGCCCGCCCCGGGGTCTCGCAGCTCACAAAGCTGCGCCTCGGGTACCGAGCGGCGCGCGGGCGGGAACGGTGGTCTCTCGTCTGCTGATCCGATGCTCTCCAATCCCGTGCCTCGCCGAAGTGTTTTTAAAGTGCTTTCCAACCTGTGTCTTTGGAGCTGAGAACTGTTTTCCGAATACAGGCGGAACTGCTTCCGTTGGCCTAGAGCGCAGCCTGCGACTGCGGGACCCAAGTTCCACGTGCTGCCGCGGCCCGGGATAGCTTCCTCCCCTGGTGCACTGCTGCCGCACACACCTCTCGGCTCTTGCGCATTACGCACCTTACGTGTGCTTTTGCCTTCCACTACGTACCTACCTGTCCCCAATACCACTCTGCTCCCCAAAGGATAGTTCTGTCCCTAAATCCCATTCTGTCACCCCAACTACTCTCTGCGCCCCCCccctttttgagacggagtcttgctctgtcgcccaggctggagtgcagtggtgcgatctcggctcagagcaacctctgcctcctgagttcaggcgattctcctgcctcagcctcctgagtagctgggattacagcgcccgccaccacgctcagctaatttttgtattttttagtagagacggggtttctactaaaaacttggccaggctggtcttagaactcctgacctcgtgatccacccgcctcgccctttcaaagtgctgggattacgggcgtgagccaccgcgcccggcccgatcTGCCTCTTAAGTACATAACGGCCCACACAGAACGTGTCCAACTCCCCTGCCCACGTTCCAATGTCCTCTCCCACATATCTCAGTGCCCTTTCCACATACCTCAGGACCCCACCCGCTTAGCTCCATTTCCTCCAGACGCCACCACCACGCGTCCAGGAGTGCCCCCTCCTAAAGCTCCCAGAAGTCCACCATGCTGTGCGTTCCTCCCTCCCTGGCCACGGTAGTGACCCTTCTCTCCCGGGCCCTACCTCCCTCTCGCGGGCTCTCGCTGCCCCACTTAGGCAGCGCTGCCCTTACTCCTCTCCGCCAGGTCAGAAAAGCTCCTCAGCCGGCGCGGTCCAGCCCCGCAAGGCTCCTGGTGACCACTAGAGGGCGGGAGGAGCTCCTGGCCAGTGGTGGACAGTGGCAAGAAAGGACCCTAGGGTTCATCGGAGCCCAGGTTTCCTCCCTTAAGTGGAAATTTCTTCCCGCACTCCCTTCTCAGGAGAATGCCAAGGAGGGAACCCAGGCTGCTGGAAAGTCCGGCTGGGGCGGGGACTGTGGGTTTCAGGGTAGAACTGCGTTTGGAACGGGACAGGGAGCGGTTAGAAGGGTGGGGCTATTCCGGGaagtggtggggggagggagcCCAAAACTAGCACCTAGTCCACTCATTATCCAGCCCTCTTATTTCTTGGCCCCGCTCTGCTTCAATGGACCCAAGGAGGGCAGGGAAGTGGAGTGGGAGACCTAGGGGTGGGCTTCCTGGCCTTGCTGTACAGAACCTCAACCTAGCCGTCTTTGTTCCCCATTCCCACCTTAGTTGTTGCCCTAGGGCTAAAACTAGAGCCCAGGGGCCCCAGGTTCCAGActgcccctccccactccaccctggAGCCAGGGAGTGGTTGGTGAAAGGGGGAGGCCAGCTGGAGAACAAATGGGTAGTCAGGGGGTTGAGCGATTAGAGCCCTTGTAGCCTACCCAGGAATggtaggggaggaggaggaacaggtaGAAGgtagggaagggggagggggcggggttTTGTCACCTGTCACCTGCTCCAGCTGTGCCTAGGGCGGGCgggcaggggggaggggggcCAGGGGGACTGGTATAAAGCAGCAGGCGCCTGTGCCCGCTCCACCTCTCAAGCAGCGCCTGCCTGAGTCTGTtctgccctctccccacccagTCCACCACCACCATGACACCAGGCACCCAGTCTCCTTTCTTCCTGCTCCTGATCCTCACAGTGCTTACAGGTGAGGGGCACAAGGTGGGGAGTGGGCTGCCCTGCTTAGGTGGTCTTCGTGGTCTTTCTGTGCCAGGTTTTGCTCCCTGGCAGATGCACCATGAAAGGCAAGAATTCTGTCTGTGCCAGAAGGAGGGAGAGGCTAAGGACAGGCTGAGAAGAGATGCCCCCCCCAAAGAGTGGGTGCCAGGGGCAAGCAAATGTCCTGAAGAGAAGTCTAGGGGGAAGGGAGTAGGGAGAGGGAAGGCTTAAGAGGGGAGAAATGCAGGGGCCAGGAGCTGAGGCCTGTGGGCAGACAGAAGGAGGCTGCTGCAGGGAAGGAGGCAGCCAACCCAGGGGCTGCTGAGGCTGCCCACTCCCCAGTCCTCCTGGTATTATTTCTCTGGTGGCCAGAGcttgtattttcttcttgctcttatttttccttcaaccCAACCCTATTAGTTTAACTTATCACAGCTGCCACAGCCCCTGAACCCACAACAGTTGTTACAGGTTCTGGTCATACAAACTCTACCCCAGGCGGAGAAAAGGAGACTTCGGCTACCCAAAGAAGTTCAatgcccatctctactaagaatgctGTGAGTATGACCAGCAGACTCTCCAGCCACAGCCCCGTTTCAGGCTCCTCCACCACTCAGGGACAGGACGTCACCCTAGCCCTGGCCACGGAACCAGCCACAGGTTTGGCTACCACCTTGGGACACAATGTCACCTCGGCCCCGGACACCAGTGCAGCCCCGGGCTCCACCGGCCCCCCAGCCCGCGTAGTCACCTCGGCCCCGGACACCAGTGCAGCCCCGGGCTCCACCGGCCCCCCAGCCCGCGTAGTCACCTCGGCCCCGGACACCAGTGCAGCCCCGGGCTCCACCGGCCCCCCAGCCCGCGTAGTCACCTCGGCCCCGGACACCAGTGCAGCCCCGGGCTCCACCGGCCCCCCAGCCCGCGTAGTCACCTCGGCCCCGGACACCAGTGCAGCCCCGGGCTCCACCGGCCCCCCAGCCCGCGTAGTCACCTCGGCCCCGGACACCAGTGCAGCCCCGGGCTCCACCGGCCCCCCAGCCCGCGTTGTCACCTCGGCCCCGGACACCAGTGCAGCCCCGGGCTCCACCGGCCCCCCAGCCCGCGTTGTCACCTCGGCCCCGGACACCAGTGCAGCCCCGGGCTCCACCGGCCCCCCAGCCCGCGTTGTCACCTCGGCCCCGGACACCAGTGCAGCCCCGGGCTCCACCGGCCCCCCAGCCCGCGTTGTCACCTCGGCCCCGGACACCAGTGCAGCCCCGGGCTCCACCGGCCCCCCAGCCCGCGTTGTCACCTCGGCCCCGGACACCAGTGCAGCCCCGGGCTCCACCGGCCCCCCAGCCCGCGTTGTCACCTCGGCCCCGGACACCAGTGCAGCCCCGGGCTCCACCGGCCCCCCAGCCCGCGTTGTCACCTCGGCCCCGGACACCAGTGCAGCCCCGGGCTCCACCGGCCCCCCAGCCCGCGTTGTCACCTCGGCCCCGGGCACTAGTGCAGCCCCGGGCTCCACCGCACCCCCGGGCTCCACCGCACCCCCAGCCCACGATGTCACCTCGGCCTCAGACTCTGCATCAGGCTCAGCTTCCACTCTGGTGCACAGCACCACCTCTGCCAGGGCTACCACCACCCCAGCCAGCAAGAGCACTCCATTCTCAATTCCCAGCCACCACTCTGATACTCCTACCACCCTTGCCAGCCACAGCACCAAGACTGATGCCAGTAGCACTCACCATAGCACAGTACCTCCTTTCACCTCCTCCAATCACAGCACTTCTCCCCAGTTGTCTCTTGgggtctctttctttttcttgtcttttcacatttcaaaccTTCAGTTTAATTCCTCTCTGGAAGATCCCAGCACCAACTACTACCAACAGCTGCAGAGAGACATTTCTGAATTGGTGAGTATCAGCCTTTCCTTTCCCATGTTCCCCTGAAGCAGCCATCAGAACTGTCCACACCCTTTGCATCAAGCCTGAGTCCTTTCCCTCTCACCCCAGTTTTTGCAGATTTATAAACAAGGGGATTTTCTGGGCCTCTCCAATATTATGTTCAGGTATAGTTCTGGGTGTGGACTCAGTGTGGTGGTTGGAGGGTGGGTGTTGGTCATGACCGTAAGGAGGGACTGGTGCTCTCAAGGTTGGGGGAGAGTCCTGAGCCAGAGCTGGGACCTGTGGCTGAAGTGCCCATTTCCCTGTGACCAGGCCAGGATCTGTGGTGGTACAATCGACTCTGGTCTTCCGAGAAGGTACCACCAATGTCCACGATGTGGAGACACAGTTCAATCAACGTAAAACGGAAGCAGCCTCTCGATATAACCTGACGATCTCAGACATCAGCGGTGAGGCTACTTCCCCGGCTGCAGCCCAGCACCATGCTGGGGCCCCTCTCCTACCAGTGTCTAGTTCCCCACTTTTTCCTTAGTGCTGGCAGTTAGAGGGGCACCTCCTCTGGGAGACTGCCCTAACCACTGCTTTTCCTTTTAGTGCGTGATGTGCCATTTCCTTTCTCTGCCCAAACCGGGGCTGGGGTGCCAGGCTGGGGCATTGCGCTCCTGGTGCTGGTCTGTGTTCTGGTTGTGCTGGCCATCGTCTATTTCATTGCCTTGGTGAGTGCAGTCCCTGGCCCTGATCAGTGCCCACCCCCCCGCCGACAGAAAGCACTCCATGGTCTGCCATAACCTCCTATTTCCCCAGGCTGTCTGTCAGTGCCGCCAAAAGAACTACAGGCAGCTGGACATCTTTCCCGCCCGGGATGCCTACCATCCTATGAGCGAGTACCCCACCTACCACACCCATGGGCGCTATGTGCCCGCTGGTGGTACCAATCGTAGCCCCTATGAGGAGGTGAGATTGGGCCCCACAGGCCGGGGGAGGCAGAGGCTTTGGCTGGGCAAGGGTTCTGAAGGGGGTACTTGGAAAACCCAAAGAGCTTGGAAGAGGTGAGAAGTGGCATGAAGTGAGCAGAGGAGGACCTGGCAAGGATGGGGGGGCAGAGGTCAGAGGAGTTCTGGGGGACAGGCCTGGGAGGAGACCATGAAAGAAAGGGGCCCTCAAGAGGGAGTGGCCCCACTACCAGAATTCCTAAAAGAGCATTGGCTGTCCACATTCATGCTGGCTGGCCCTGGCTGAACTGGTGCCACCacagcagttttgttttgttttgtttgcaccCAGAGGCAAAATGGGTAGAGCACTATGCCCAGGGGAGCCCTTCCTGAGGAGTCACAGGGGTGAACCCCTGTGCCCCTGATCATCTCCTAGGAATAGAGGGTAGACCGAGAAAGGCTGGTGTAGGGGGAGGTTTCCCAGGTAGAGGAAGAAGTGTCAGCAGACCAGGTGAGCCTGGGTGCCAGTTGGGTTCTTGGGAGCTTCAAGGAAGTAAGgaaccctccctccttcctctcctggcTTTTCTCTGTGGGACCTAGTAAATAATTACTGCAGCCACCTGAGGCTGGAAAACCACTCCAggttggggaggagagaggagtttatttttcttgctccTATTTTCCTCGTCCTGGAGACCTCCCTCTCTCGGTTTTACaaagacacagatacacacacacacacacacacacacacacatatgcacacacacacacacacacctacacacctTCTTTGGCTGGAACAGCAGAGAATAGGGGGACAAGGCGGCTGATTAGAGCCAAGAAGAGGAAGTGAAggagagcagagggaggagggcagCCCTGTTTACAGTTACTGGCTGGTGGGGTGGCAGGTGCTCTCTCTGAATAAGCCCTTTGAGAGCTGGCCAGGACTCTGGACTGATTACCCCAGCCTGGGGTGGCATCCAGGGGCTCTAGGAGGTACCTTCTGCTCCTCACCCTGGATCTCTTTTCCTTCCACCTAGGTTTCTGCAGGTAATGGTGGCAGCAGCCTCTCTTACACAAACCCAGCAGTGGCAGCCACTTCTGCCAACTTGTAGGGGCACGTCGCCTACTGAGCTGAGTGGCCAGCCAGTGCCAGTCCACCCCACTCAGGTTCTTCAGGGCCAGAGCCCCTGCACCCTGTTTTGGGCTGGTGAGCTGGGAGTTCAGGTGGGCTGCTCACAGCCTTCCTCAGAGGCCCCACCAAGTTCTCAGAACCTTCTCGGTCTGTGGAAGCTCATGGGGGCCCTTGAGGGCTTATGCCTGGGAAGTGTTGCAGTGGGGCTCCCAGGAGGACTGGCCCAGAGAGCCCGGAGATAGCAGGGGACCTGAACAGGACTGAATAAAACGTGGCCTCCCGCTGCGCCAACTTCTGATCTTTCATCTGTGGCCCGTGGGCAGCAGGGCGGTCAGAATGTGTGTGAGAGGCCTGGGGGAGGAGACAGGGAGGCCAGGAGGCAGTAAGGAGCAGGTTTGTTTGAGAAGCAGGAGATGTGAGGAGGAGGTGACGTTGGGGTATAGGGGTGGCCTGAGGAGCCACCTCTGGCTAACCCTGGCAGCACAAGCGGAAGGAGGAAACGAAACCCAGGCGGGTTTTGGAGGGCTGGCATGACTGGGCTCCGTGACTGGGCTCTGTGTGCCAGTGGCTCTCCCCTCTCTTCGCCTGGCCCACGCCCTCCTTGCCCCCTGGCACAGTGCCCCCAGGTGGCTCTATTCTTAGCTGTCCGGGTGTGAAGTAAATCCTTGGGCAGTGATTAACAGCCCAGAGTCAACAGGGTTGAGATAAGCGGAGGCTGGGTCAGATCCAGGTGCTGGCACCAGGCCCAGCCCCCTCC
This DNA window, taken from Macaca mulatta isolate MMU2019108-1 chromosome 1, T2T-MMU8v2.0, whole genome shotgun sequence, encodes the following:
- the MUC1 gene encoding mucin-1 isoform X27, with the protein product MTPGTQSPFFLLLILTVLTAATAPEPTTVVTGSGHTNSTPGGEKETSATQRSSMPISTKNALSLGVSFFFLSFHISNLQFNSSLEDPSTNYYQQLQRDISELAVCQCRQKNYRQLDIFPARDAYHPMSEYPTYHTHGRYVPAGGTNRSPYEEVSAGNGGSSLSYTNPAVAATSANL
- the MUC1 gene encoding mucin-1 isoform X9, which codes for MTPGTQSPFFLLLILTVLTVVTGSGHTNSTPGGEKETSATQRSSMPISTKNAVSMTSRLSSHSPVSGSSTTQGQDVTLALATEPATGLATTLGHNVTSAPDTSAAPGSTGPPARVVTSAPDTSAAPGSTGPPARVVTSAPDTSAAPGSTGPPARVVTSAPDTSAAPGSTGPPARVVTSAPDTSAAPGSTGPPARVVTSAPDTSAAPGSTGPPARVVTSAPDTSAAPGSTGPPARVVTSAPDTSAAPGSTGPPARVVTSAPDTTPGSTAPPGSTAPPAHDVTSASDSASGSASTLVHSTTSARATTTPASKSTPFSIPSHHSDTPTTLASHSTKTDASSTHHSTVPPFTSSNHSTSPQLSLGVSFFFLSFHISNLQFNSSLEDPSTNYYQQLQRDISELFLQIYKQGDFLGLSNIMFRPGSVVVQSTLVFREGTTNVHDVETQFNQRKTEAASRYNLTISDISVRDVPFPFSAQTGAGVPGWGIALLVLVCVLVVLAIVYFIALAVCQCRQKNYRQLDIFPARDAYHPMSEYPTYHTHGRYVPAGGTNRSPYEEVSAGNGGSSLSYTNPAVAATSANL
- the MUC1 gene encoding mucin-1 isoform X11, which codes for MTPGTQSPFFLLLILTVLTVVTGSGHTNSTPGGEKETSATQRSSMPISTKNAVSMTSRLSSHSPVSGSSTTQGQDVTLALATEPATGLATTLGHNVTSAPDTSAAPGSTGPPARVVTSAPDTSAAPGSTGPPARVVTSAPDTSAAPGSTGPPARVVTSAPDTTPGSTAPPGSTAPPAHDVTSASDSASGSASTLVHSTTSARATTTPASKSTPFSIPSHHSDTPTTLASHSTKTDASSTHHSTVPPFTSSNHSTSPQLSLGVSFFFLSFHISNLQFNSSLEDPSTNYYQQLQRDISELFLQIYKQGDFLGLSNIMFRPGSVVVQSTLVFREGTTNVHDVETQFNQRKTEAASRYNLTISDISVRDVPFPFSAQTGAGVPGWGIALLVLVCVLVVLAIVYFIALAVCQCRQKNYRQLDIFPARDAYHPMSEYPTYHTHGRYVPAGGTNRSPYEEVSAGNGGSSLSYTNPAVAATSANL
- the MUC1 gene encoding mucin-1 isoform X25 — its product is MTPGTQSPFFLLLILTVLTVVTGSGHTNSTPGGEKETSATQRSSMPISTKNALSLGVSFFFLSFHISNLQFNSSLEDPSTNYYQQLQRDISELFLQIYKQGDFLGLSNIMFRPGSVVVQSTLVFREGTTNVHDVETQFNQRKTEAASRYNLTISDISGCLSVPPKELQAAGHLSRPGCLPSYERVPHLPHPWALCARWWYQS
- the MUC1 gene encoding mucin-1 isoform X8, which produces MTPGTQSPFFLLLILTVLTVVTGSGHTNSTPGGEKETSATQRSSMPISTKNAVSMTSRLSSHSPVSGSSTTQGQDVTLALATEPATGLATTLGHNVTSAPDTSAAPGSTGPPARVVTSAPDTSAAPGSTGPPARVVTSAPDTSAAPGSTGPPARVVTSAPDTSAAPGSTGPPARVVTSAPDTSAAPGSTGPPARVVTSAPDTSAAPGSTGPPARVVTSAPDTSAAPGSTGPPARVVTSAPDTSAAPGSTGPPARVVTSAPDTSAAPGSTGPPARVVTSAPDTSAAPGSTGPPARVVTSAPDTSAAPGSTGPPARVVTSAPDTSAAPGSTGPPARVVTSAPDTSAAPGSTGPPARVVTSAPGTSAAPGSTAPPGSTAPPAHDVTSASDSASGSASTLVHSTTSARATTTPASKSTPFSIPSHHSDTPTTLASHSTKTDASSTHHSTVPPFTSSNHSTSPQLSLGVSFFFLSFHISNLQFNSSLEDPSTNYYQQLQRDISELFLQIYKQGDFLGLSNIMFRPGSVVVQSTLVFREGTTNVHDVETQFNQRKTEAASRYNLTISDISGCLSVPPKELQAAGHLSRPGCLPSYERVPHLPHPWALCARWWYQS
- the MUC1 gene encoding mucin-1 isoform X10, with product MTPGTQSPFFLLLILTVLTAATAPEPTTVVTGSGHTNSTPGGEKETSATQRSSMPISTKNAVSMTSRLSSHSPVSGSSTTQGQDVTLALATEPATGLATTLGHNVTSAPDTSAAPGSTGPPARVVTSAPDTSAAPGSTGPPARVVTSAPDTSAAPGSTGPPARVVTSAPDTTPGSTAPPGSTAPPAHDVTSASDSASGSASTLVHSTTSARATTTPASKSTPFSIPSHHSDTPTTLASHSTKTDASSTHHSTVPPFTSSNHSTSPQLSLGVSFFFLSFHISNLQFNSSLEDPSTNYYQQLQRDISELFLQIYKQGDFLGLSNIMFRPGSVVVQSTLVFREGTTNVHDVETQFNQRKTEAASRYNLTISDISVRDVPFPFSAQTGAGVPGWGIALLVLVCVLVVLAIVYFIALAVCQCRQKNYRQLDIFPARDAYHPMSEYPTYHTHGRYVPAGGTNRSPYEEVSAGNGGSSLSYTNPAVAATSANL
- the MUC1 gene encoding mucin-1 isoform X4; translated protein: MTPGTQSPFFLLLILTVLTGGEKETSATQRSSMPISTKNAVSMTSRLSSHSPVSGSSTTQGQDVTLALATEPATGLATTLGHNVTSAPDTSAAPGSTGPPARVVTSAPDTSAAPGSTGPPARVVTSAPDTSAAPGSTGPPARVVTSAPDTSAAPGSTGPPARVVTSAPDTSAAPGSTGPPARVVTSAPDTSAAPGSTGPPARVVTSAPDTSAAPGSTGPPARVVTSAPDTSAAPGSTGPPARVVTSAPDTSAAPGSTGPPARVVTSAPDTSAAPGSTGPPARVVTSAPDTSAAPGSTGPPARVVTSAPDTSAAPGSTGPPARVVTSAPDTSAAPGSTGPPARVVTSAPGTSAAPGSTAPPGSTAPPAHDVTSASDSASGSASTLVHSTTSARATTTPASKSTPFSIPSHHSDTPTTLASHSTKTDASSTHHSTVPPFTSSNHSTSPQLSLGVSFFFLSFHISNLQFNSSLEDPSTNYYQQLQRDISELFLQIYKQGDFLGLSNIMFRPGSVVVQSTLVFREGTTNVHDVETQFNQRKTEAASRYNLTISDISVRDVPFPFSAQTGAGVPGWGIALLVLVCVLVVLAIVYFIALAVCQCRQKNYRQLDIFPARDAYHPMSEYPTYHTHGRYVPAGGTNRSPYEEVSAGNGGSSLSYTNPAVAATSANL
- the MUC1 gene encoding mucin-1 isoform X26 — protein: MTPGTQSPFFLLLILTVLTAATAPEPTTVVTGSGHTNSTPGGEKETSATQRSSMPISTKNAFNSSLEDPSTNYYQQLQRDISELTGAGVPGWGIALLVLVCVLVVLAIVYFIALAVCQCRQKNYRQLDIFPARDAYHPMSEYPTYHTHGRYVPAGGTNRSPYEEVSAGNGGSSLSYTNPAVAATSANL
- the MUC1 gene encoding mucin-1 isoform X18, with protein sequence MTPGTQSPFFLLLILTVLTAATAPEPTTVVTGSGHTNSTPGGEKETSATQRSSMPISTKNAFLQIYKQGDFLGLSNIMFRPGSVVVQSTLVFREGTTNVHDVETQFNQRKTEAASRYNLTISDISVRDVPFPFSAQTGAGVPGWGIALLVLVCVLVVLAIVYFIALAVCQCRQKNYRQLDIFPARDAYHPMSEYPTYHTHGRYVPAGGTNRSPYEEVSAGNGGSSLSYTNPAVAATSANL
- the MUC1 gene encoding mucin-1 isoform X17, giving the protein MTPGTQSPFFLLLILTVLTGGEKETSATQRSSMPISTKNAFNSSLEDPSTNYYQQLQRDISELFLQIYKQGDFLGLSNIMFRPGSVVVQSTLVFREGTTNVHDVETQFNQRKTEAASRYNLTISDISVRDVPFPFSAQTGAGVPGWGIALLVLVCVLVVLAIVYFIALAVCQCRQKNYRQLDIFPARDAYHPMSEYPTYHTHGRYVPAGGTNRSPYEEVSAGNGGSSLSYTNPAVAATSANL
- the MUC1 gene encoding mucin-1 isoform X28 is translated as MTPGTQSPFFLLLILTVLTAATAPEPTTVVTGSGHTNSTPGGEKETSATQRSSMPISTKNAFNSSLEDPSTNYYQQLQRDISELAVCQCRQKNYRQLDIFPARDAYHPMSEYPTYHTHGRYVPAGGTNRSPYEEVSAGNGGSSLSYTNPAVAATSANL